A single Arcobacter sp. FWKO B DNA region contains:
- a CDS encoding VacJ family lipoprotein produces MLKSFMVVLFIFLNSTTLFSIDFNNNIGYENIHKQGSFFDSFEDEFNESEQKVSDPFSGYNRLMTGFNDKFYIYLAIPAAKGYKNVVPEEARTGISNFFHNLLFPVRFVNNVLQFKFQNSMDELSRFIINSTFGLLGFMDPAKHHFGIEPKNEDLGQTLGHWGIGSGPHIVLPFLGPSNLRDMFGLVGDSYITPISNNAQEDIRIPNSGEETIALRAYSALNEISHNPELYESIKKDSIDLYTFLRDTYEQRRQKLIEE; encoded by the coding sequence ATGTTAAAATCATTTATGGTTGTACTATTTATATTTTTAAATAGTACAACCCTTTTTTCAATAGACTTTAATAATAATATTGGATATGAAAATATCCATAAACAGGGTAGTTTTTTTGATTCATTTGAGGATGAATTTAATGAAAGTGAACAAAAAGTAAGTGATCCTTTTAGTGGATATAATAGATTGATGACTGGATTTAATGATAAGTTTTATATATACTTAGCAATACCAGCAGCCAAAGGGTACAAAAATGTTGTGCCAGAAGAGGCAAGAACTGGAATTTCAAACTTTTTTCACAATCTTCTTTTTCCAGTAAGATTTGTAAATAATGTATTACAGTTTAAGTTTCAAAATAGTATGGATGAATTAAGTCGTTTTATTATAAATTCAACATTTGGTTTACTCGGATTTATGGATCCAGCAAAACATCACTTTGGAATAGAACCAAAAAATGAAGATTTGGGGCAGACTCTTGGGCACTGGGGAATAGGTAGTGGACCACATATAGTTTTACCTTTTTTAGGACCTTCAAATCTTAGAGATATGTTTGGGTTAGTTGGTGATAGTTATATCACACCTATATCAAATAATGCTCAAGAAGATATTAGAATACCAAATAGTGGAGAGGAAACTATAGCTTTGAGAGCTTATAGTGCCTTAAATGAGATATCTCATAATCCAGAGTTATATGAAAGTATCAAAAAAGATTCTATAGATTTATATACTTTTTTAAGAGATACTTATGAGCAAAGAAGACAAAAACTGATTGAGGAATAG
- the hemC gene encoding hydroxymethylbilane synthase, with protein MDKLVITTRASALALWQAYFVRDEIKKHYPSLEIELLEITSKGDKILDRPLALIGGKGHFTKELEDEMLAGNADLAVHSLKDVPSYIPDGLELVAITKRADQSDVFLSHKYKSLDELPMGAVVGTTSLRRRMQLLSIRPDLQVKDLRGNVNTRLRKLSDGEYDAIILAYIGLARLDLIKDVPYSQKLPLEFMIPPMGQASLGIEIVSNNPKLREIASVLNDNDSFLFAKLERDFVSKIGAGCSAPVAVNATIENDEVTIRAMIGFSDGTNILKHSLSASRQDCDDLGIKLANDMISQGALELLKASEAVSFKETRPQRL; from the coding sequence GTGGATAAATTGGTAATAACAACAAGAGCAAGTGCTTTGGCTTTGTGGCAGGCATACTTTGTAAGGGATGAAATAAAAAAACATTATCCATCTTTAGAAATTGAACTTCTTGAGATTACAAGTAAGGGTGATAAAATACTTGATCGTCCACTAGCACTTATTGGTGGAAAAGGGCATTTTACAAAAGAGCTTGAAGATGAGATGTTAGCTGGAAATGCTGATTTGGCTGTACATAGTCTAAAAGATGTCCCTTCATATATCCCTGATGGACTTGAACTTGTTGCTATTACAAAAAGAGCTGATCAAAGTGATGTATTTCTTTCGCATAAGTATAAATCATTGGATGAATTGCCAATGGGTGCTGTTGTTGGAACTACAAGCTTAAGAAGAAGAATGCAACTTCTAAGTATAAGACCTGATTTGCAAGTTAAGGATTTAAGAGGTAATGTTAATACAAGACTTAGAAAGCTTAGTGATGGTGAGTATGATGCTATTATTTTGGCTTATATAGGACTTGCAAGGCTTGATTTGATAAAGGATGTACCATATTCTCAAAAACTTCCACTTGAATTCATGATACCTCCTATGGGTCAAGCTAGTTTAGGGATTGAGATAGTATCAAATAACCCAAAATTAAGAGAGATTGCAAGTGTATTAAATGACAACGATAGTTTTTTGTTTGCAAAACTAGAAAGAGATTTTGTATCCAAAATAGGAGCTGGATGTTCTGCACCAGTTGCTGTAAATGCAACAATAGAAAATGATGAAGTAACTATTAGAGCAATGATAGGTTTTAGTGATGGTACAAATATATTAAAACATTCATTAAGTGCAAGTAGACAAGATTGTGATGACTTAGGGATTAAATTAGCAAATGATATGATTTCACAAGGTGCTTTAGAGTTATTAAAGGCTTCTGAGGCTGTATCATTTAAAGAAACTAGACCACAGAGGTTATAA
- a CDS encoding TRAP transporter large permease, which translates to MTGIILFIVAMLLLFFGFPVAFTFGGVALIFGLFIDGLDMFSMMSFRITSIMTNTVLMSIPMFIFMGIVLEKAGLASKLLVSMGTLFGRLRGGLALSTILVGMLLAATTGVVGASVVAMGIISLPVMLKYNYDKAFACGVVCTSGTLGQIIPPSIILIILGDVMQVPVGDLFKAAIVPGVILVLAYLAYIVIFSMIKGDVAPAIGENPTKKQIFEALWAVIPPLMLIVFVLGSIFAGIATPTESSSLGAVGAILLALMYKKLSFSIIKEASLQTVKITAMVFAILIGATAFSMVFTYTGGDMVVEEFMTSLPAGELGFLIASMLIVFLLGFFLDFVEICFIVVPILGAIALTLGVDPIWFAILIAINLQTSFLTPPFGFSLFYLKGVAPQGIKTTDIYKGVVPFIVIQLFVLGIVLAFPSILIG; encoded by the coding sequence ATGACTGGAATTATACTTTTTATTGTAGCTATGTTGCTACTTTTTTTTGGTTTTCCAGTAGCTTTTACTTTTGGTGGGGTTGCACTTATATTTGGACTTTTTATAGATGGGCTAGATATGTTTTCTATGATGAGTTTTCGAATTACTTCTATTATGACAAATACAGTCTTGATGTCTATTCCTATGTTTATATTTATGGGGATAGTTTTGGAAAAAGCTGGACTTGCAAGTAAGCTTTTAGTATCTATGGGGACACTTTTTGGAAGACTCCGTGGAGGGCTTGCACTTTCTACTATTTTGGTAGGGATGCTTCTTGCTGCAACAACAGGAGTAGTGGGAGCTAGTGTAGTGGCTATGGGTATCATCTCACTACCTGTAATGCTAAAATACAACTATGACAAGGCATTTGCTTGTGGTGTGGTATGTACTAGTGGTACTTTAGGACAAATTATCCCACCATCTATTATTCTTATAATTCTTGGTGATGTGATGCAAGTGCCTGTTGGGGATTTGTTTAAAGCCGCTATTGTCCCTGGGGTTATTTTAGTATTAGCATATTTAGCATATATTGTGATATTTTCTATGATAAAAGGAGATGTTGCACCAGCTATTGGTGAAAATCCAACAAAAAAACAGATTTTTGAAGCTCTTTGGGCAGTTATTCCCCCTTTGATGCTTATTGTTTTTGTACTTGGATCAATTTTTGCTGGTATTGCAACACCAACAGAGTCATCATCACTTGGGGCTGTTGGTGCTATATTACTAGCTTTGATGTACAAAAAACTAAGTTTTTCTATCATCAAAGAAGCTTCCCTTCAAACTGTCAAAATCACAGCTATGGTATTTGCTATACTCATAGGGGCTACTGCTTTTAGTATGGTTTTTACATATACTGGTGGTGATATGGTGGTAGAAGAGTTTATGACATCACTTCCTGCTGGTGAGCTTGGGTTTTTGATAGCTAGTATGCTTATTGTATTTTTACTTGGTTTTTTCTTGGATTTTGTGGAGATTTGTTTTATTGTAGTTCCGATATTGGGTGCTATTGCTTTGACTTTGGGGGTTGATCCTATTTGGTTTGCTATTTTGATAGCTATAAATCTTCAAACATCATTTTTGACACCTCCATTTGGATTTAGTCTGTTTTATCTCAAAGGCGTAGCACCACAAGGAATCAAAACAACTGATATTTATAAAGGTGTAGTTCCTTTTATTGTGATACAGCTTTTTGTATTGGGGATTGTTTTGGCATTTCCTAGTATTTTGATAGGTTAA
- a CDS encoding FxsA family protein has translation MVLIYFFIYLFAEVMITTAIAGSIGGLWTFFEIITSAIVGVMIFKNFRYSIAQNLQKLSKREINEDEFTKLNLASVIGAILLIIPGFFTDIIGLLFQISFIAKLVFSKFIVKSNNSFYSKTSYTQKQGEDNVIDVEVIEHNSSTSK, from the coding sequence ATGGTTTTAATATATTTTTTTATTTATCTTTTTGCTGAAGTAATGATTACTACTGCCATAGCTGGTAGTATTGGTGGACTTTGGACTTTTTTTGAGATAATTACTAGTGCCATAGTTGGTGTAATGATTTTTAAAAACTTTAGATATTCTATTGCACAAAATTTACAAAAATTATCAAAAAGAGAGATAAATGAAGATGAGTTTACAAAGCTTAATTTAGCTTCTGTTATAGGGGCTATTTTACTTATAATTCCAGGATTTTTTACAGATATTATTGGATTATTATTTCAAATTAGTTTTATTGCTAAACTAGTTTTTAGTAAATTTATAGTAAAAAGTAATAATAGTTTTTACTCAAAAACATCATATACACAAAAACAAGGAGAAGATAATGTCATCGATGTTGAAGTCATTGAGCATAACAGCTCTACTAGCAAGTAG
- a CDS encoding TRAP transporter small permease subunit — protein sequence MKILNKIKTILDSISKALGAIGAVLVVALAFLILYNVISRYLFSSSFIYLQELEWHLFSIIFMLGLSYTLYSDAHVRVDIFYEKFSPFWQGMVNIIGVVLLLIPLSVVIIYTSIEPVMYAYEIKEGSPDPGGLPYRFIIKALIPLSFALLILSSLAFIIKQVENMVLHRQSKHSIEDKL from the coding sequence ATGAAAATACTTAATAAAATCAAAACTATTTTAGATTCCATATCAAAAGCACTTGGTGCTATTGGTGCAGTGCTTGTGGTAGCATTAGCTTTTTTAATACTTTACAATGTAATCTCAAGGTATCTTTTTAGCTCATCTTTTATATATCTTCAAGAGCTAGAGTGGCATTTGTTTTCTATTATTTTTATGCTAGGACTTAGCTATACTTTATATAGTGATGCTCATGTAAGAGTTGATATTTTTTATGAGAAATTCTCCCCTTTTTGGCAAGGTATGGTCAATATAATAGGTGTTGTATTGTTACTTATTCCTTTGAGTGTGGTGATAATATATACTTCTATAGAACCTGTAATGTATGCTTATGAGATAAAAGAAGGAAGTCCAGATCCTGGTGGATTGCCATATAGATTTATCATAAAAGCCCTAATACCTCTTAGTTTTGCTTTACTAATTCTTTCAAGTCTTGCATTTATTATCAAGCAAGTTGAAAATATGGTACTTCACAGACAAAGTAAACATTCCATAGAGGATAAACTATGA
- a CDS encoding efflux RND transporter permease subunit — protein MKNLYKYIILKFPILTIILFGAFILLLGSYSSKLEIDASAQTLLLEDDDDLNYFREVSKKFQTTDMLLLTYKPKVELLDDKSLDVISSISKEISELDLVENVVNILNVPLLQSPVREITELVDDVQTLGNGGVDKTLVKEELKTSPLYSGIMVSKDFSTTAIIINIKKDEKYFELLNKRNELLFNDNRTSEENDRLKKIQIEFKEYRDLVRDLESQNIQNIRNIVNKYKDSGELFLGGPSMIASDVIGFIRSDLVVYGSTLVFMFIFILWVIFRQIRWIVFPIFICFVAVVASTGILGFFGWEITVLSSNFIALQLILTISIVLHLIVRYRELAKKYTYSSQYKLVLNTVLSKANPSLFAVVTTIAGFGSLVLSNIRPVIDLGWMISSSILMSLIITFIIFPAVLIKLSKLQPNTKFEDSFSLTKSCATFVENKPKYIFITTVAVMIFAFIGTSKLEVENSFINYFKKSTEIYKGMEIIDRDLGGTTPLDIVIKFKDIHSFESSNDIDDEFSDFEDEFEASSSEEQYWFTKQKMDLIVKVHDYLQNIEHIGSVQSFATMLKVGNTLNNGVDLDGFKLALIYTKLPKEYRDIVVTPFINIEENEVRFFTRVIDSNVELRRDELIKKINSDLAQIISPDEATYRVTNLMVLYNNMLQSLYESQIKTLGFVLLTLFFMFIVLFRSILIAFIAITVNLIPIGIVFGIMGVFSIPLDIMTITIAAISIGIGVDDTIHYIHRFKEEFKKDHNYTNAMIRSHASIGYAMYYTTLVVVCGFSILILSNLVPTIYFGLLTVLVMITMLTSALLLLPKMLIWLKPYKKVTTI, from the coding sequence ATGAAAAATCTTTATAAATATATAATATTAAAATTTCCTATTTTAACTATTATATTATTTGGTGCATTTATCCTTTTATTGGGTAGTTATTCAAGTAAACTAGAAATAGATGCATCTGCTCAAACACTATTACTTGAAGATGATGATGATTTAAACTATTTTCGAGAAGTTAGTAAAAAATTCCAAACTACAGATATGCTTTTACTTACCTATAAACCAAAAGTAGAGTTATTAGATGATAAAAGTTTAGATGTAATATCTAGTATTAGTAAAGAGATATCTGAACTTGATTTGGTTGAAAATGTAGTTAATATTTTAAATGTTCCATTGCTTCAAAGTCCAGTAAGAGAGATCACAGAGTTGGTCGATGATGTTCAAACCCTTGGTAATGGTGGAGTTGATAAAACATTAGTCAAAGAAGAGTTAAAGACAAGTCCATTATACAGTGGCATTATGGTAAGTAAAGACTTTAGCACAACAGCTATTATTATAAATATAAAAAAAGATGAAAAGTATTTTGAACTTTTAAATAAAAGAAATGAACTTTTATTTAATGACAATAGAACTTCTGAAGAAAATGATAGACTTAAAAAGATTCAAATAGAATTTAAAGAATATAGGGATTTAGTAAGAGATTTAGAGAGTCAAAATATCCAAAATATTAGAAATATAGTCAATAAATATAAAGATAGTGGAGAGTTGTTTCTAGGTGGACCTAGTATGATAGCAAGTGATGTTATTGGCTTTATTAGAAGTGACTTGGTTGTTTATGGCTCTACCTTGGTTTTTATGTTTATATTTATTTTATGGGTTATTTTTAGACAGATTAGATGGATAGTGTTTCCTATTTTTATATGTTTTGTTGCAGTTGTTGCAAGTACAGGGATATTGGGGTTTTTTGGCTGGGAAATTACTGTATTATCATCAAATTTCATAGCATTACAGCTTATATTGACTATCTCAATTGTGCTACATTTAATAGTAAGATATAGAGAACTTGCAAAAAAATATACATATTCAAGTCAATATAAACTAGTCCTTAATACAGTCTTATCAAAAGCAAATCCATCTCTTTTTGCAGTAGTGACAACAATAGCAGGTTTTGGTTCTTTGGTATTATCAAATATTAGACCAGTTATTGACCTTGGTTGGATGATAAGTAGCTCAATTTTAATGTCTTTGATTATAACTTTTATTATATTTCCAGCAGTTTTGATAAAACTTTCAAAATTACAACCAAATACAAAGTTTGAAGACTCATTTTCTCTTACAAAATCTTGTGCTACATTTGTAGAAAATAAACCAAAATATATTTTCATTACAACAGTTGCTGTTATGATATTTGCATTTATTGGTACTTCAAAGCTTGAGGTTGAAAACAGCTTTATTAATTATTTCAAAAAATCAACTGAAATATATAAAGGGATGGAAATAATTGATAGGGACTTAGGCGGTACAACACCATTAGATATTGTAATAAAATTTAAAGATATTCATAGTTTTGAGTCAAGTAATGATATAGATGATGAGTTTAGTGATTTTGAAGATGAGTTTGAAGCAAGTAGTTCTGAAGAACAATATTGGTTTACCAAACAAAAAATGGATTTGATTGTAAAAGTTCATGATTATTTACAAAATATAGAACATATTGGCAGTGTACAATCTTTTGCAACTATGCTAAAAGTTGGCAATACTCTTAACAATGGTGTAGATTTGGATGGATTTAAATTAGCTCTTATTTACACAAAACTTCCAAAAGAGTATCGAGATATTGTAGTTACTCCTTTTATTAATATAGAAGAAAATGAAGTGAGGTTTTTTACAAGAGTTATTGACTCTAATGTAGAGCTTAGAAGAGATGAACTTATCAAAAAAATAAACAGTGATTTGGCACAAATTATTTCACCAGATGAAGCAACATATAGAGTGACAAATTTAATGGTACTATATAATAATATGTTGCAGTCACTTTATGAGTCACAAATCAAAACACTTGGATTTGTCCTCTTGACTTTGTTCTTTATGTTTATAGTATTATTTAGAAGTATTTTAATAGCCTTTATTGCAATAACAGTAAATCTTATACCAATAGGGATAGTTTTTGGGATTATGGGTGTATTTTCAATTCCTCTTGATATTATGACTATTACTATTGCAGCTATTTCTATAGGGATTGGCGTAGATGATACAATACATTATATTCATAGATTTAAAGAGGAGTTTAAAAAGGATCACAACTATACAAATGCTATGATAAGATCCCATGCGAGTATAGGTTATGCAATGTATTATACGACCTTAGTAGTTGTTTGTGGTTTTTCTATTTTGATACTTTCAAATCTAGTACCTACTATTTATTTTGGACTCTTAACTGTTTTGGTTATGATTACAATGCTTACATCAGCATTGTTGCTATTACCAAAAATGTTGATATGGTTAAAGCCGTATAAAAAAGTAACTACTATTTGA
- a CDS encoding DsbA family protein: protein MSSMLKSLSITALLASSLFATPNVDKTVTEFQTKRLNANPQIKLENLSIFIKKELPQKGWYGYVFDIKANLNGQIVEAKDTIFSDGVLVAPELLDIKTGRSFKDMLTPTMTNDYYNDSHLIVGNKNAKNKVVVFSDPLCKFCVEYIPMMLRDVAKSKDIALYYYHFPLLRIHPAADVVTRAMIVAKKQGIKDVEKKIYEADLLDMISTKESNEQVILDTVNKVLQTKITLAQINDAKVKQELEDDMKKADNMMIQGTPTVFVNGIMDRNRQIFEGLVK from the coding sequence ATGTCATCGATGTTGAAGTCATTGAGCATAACAGCTCTACTAGCAAGTAGTCTATTTGCTACACCCAATGTAGACAAAACAGTAACAGAGTTTCAAACAAAAAGGTTAAATGCAAATCCACAAATAAAACTTGAGAATTTGTCAATATTTATAAAAAAAGAGCTACCTCAAAAGGGATGGTATGGCTATGTATTTGATATAAAAGCAAACCTAAATGGACAAATAGTAGAAGCAAAAGATACTATTTTTAGTGATGGTGTTTTGGTTGCTCCTGAGTTATTAGATATTAAAACAGGTAGAAGTTTTAAAGATATGCTTACTCCTACAATGACAAATGATTATTACAATGATAGTCACCTAATAGTTGGGAATAAAAATGCAAAAAATAAAGTTGTAGTTTTTAGTGATCCTCTTTGTAAATTTTGTGTAGAGTACATTCCTATGATGTTAAGAGATGTTGCTAAGAGCAAAGATATAGCACTTTATTACTATCATTTTCCTCTTCTTAGAATACATCCTGCTGCTGATGTGGTAACAAGAGCTATGATAGTGGCAAAAAAACAAGGTATCAAAGATGTAGAGAAAAAAATATATGAAGCTGATTTACTAGATATGATATCTACAAAAGAGAGCAATGAACAAGTGATACTTGATACTGTAAATAAAGTATTACAAACTAAAATTACACTAGCTCAAATAAATGATGCTAAAGTGAAACAAGAACTTGAAGATGATATGAAAAAAGCTGATAATATGATGATACAAGGTACGCCTACAGTTTTTGTAAATGGAATTATGGATAGAAATAGACAAATATTTGAAGGGTTGGTTAAGTAG
- a CDS encoding MlaC/ttg2D family ABC transporter substrate-binding protein gives MKKILLGLGLILSFVFGIDEANITNHMQIKIDDITTILKNKELPKEDKRTKLFHLLDDVFDFELMARLSLGRAFNNMSKSEQDEFIKVFVHRLKNSYLDKIDLYNGEEIFVRELTKVKADRITLLTQVVGVNENYDIVYKFYSKENDWLIYDIDIIGVSIVQTYRKQFSEFLATKSTKDLINDLKSNK, from the coding sequence ATGAAAAAAATATTATTGGGATTGGGTTTGATATTATCATTTGTTTTTGGTATAGATGAAGCAAATATAACAAACCATATGCAGATTAAGATAGATGACATTACAACAATCTTAAAAAATAAAGAGTTGCCTAAAGAGGATAAAAGAACAAAGCTTTTTCATCTTTTAGATGATGTATTTGACTTTGAACTAATGGCTAGGTTGTCATTAGGAAGAGCTTTTAATAATATGTCAAAATCAGAACAAGATGAATTTATAAAAGTATTTGTTCATAGACTAAAGAATTCATATCTTGATAAAATTGATTTATACAACGGTGAAGAGATCTTTGTACGAGAACTTACAAAAGTAAAGGCTGATAGAATTACATTGCTTACTCAAGTTGTTGGTGTAAATGAAAATTACGATATTGTTTATAAATTTTATTCAAAAGAGAATGATTGGTTAATATATGATATTGATATTATAGGTGTTAGTATAGTTCAAACTTATAGAAAGCAATTTAGTGAGTTTTTAGCAACAAAGAGTACAAAAGATTTAATCAATGATTTAAAAAGCAATAAATAG
- a CDS encoding proline--tRNA ligase, whose protein sequence is MKFSKMFIPTTKEMPKDATLPSHQYLVRAGFINQVGAGIYNFMPLGKIVLEKIRNIVKSELDEAGCNEVQLGFVTPIELWEQSGRASKMGLEMLRIKDRKNGEFVLSPTNEEAMVELVKNRVTSYKDLPINLYQINTKFRDEGRPRFGLLRGREFLMKDGYSFHENEEDMIREFHLMEETYKKIFTKLGLDFRVVEADSGAIGGTGSKEFHVLANSGEDTIVVCKSCEYGANIEAASRQPKEVKGKKEKTKEKVLTPDVTSIEDVAKFLDVEASQTIKAVIKKAVYEETQKVVVFFVRGDDELEETKATNAVNALELIDASEDDIKDAGLVAGYVGVFDLPKEVVFVIDNELQNEDNLICGSNEENYHLTGVDLKELENAKYDDLVAVQAGDKCKCCGGELIHTKGIEVGHIFQLGTKYSAAMNANFLDRNGKAKPFVMGTYGIGVSRLIAAVIEQHHDEKGMLWTKETAPFMVDIIVSNAKNSDELSFAEKLYNGLSKYKIDTILDDRVDARYGFKMGDFELIGFPYGVIIGKKLSDGIVEIVDRKTNTKTEVKKEDVVSKLLELID, encoded by the coding sequence ATGAAATTTAGCAAAATGTTTATACCAACAACAAAAGAGATGCCAAAAGATGCTACATTACCAAGTCATCAGTATTTGGTAAGAGCAGGATTTATTAATCAAGTAGGAGCTGGAATTTATAATTTTATGCCACTTGGAAAAATAGTATTAGAAAAGATTAGAAATATAGTAAAAAGTGAGCTAGATGAAGCTGGATGCAATGAAGTTCAACTAGGTTTTGTGACTCCAATAGAGCTTTGGGAGCAAAGTGGAAGAGCCTCAAAAATGGGCTTAGAAATGTTAAGAATAAAAGACAGAAAAAATGGTGAATTTGTCTTAAGTCCTACAAATGAAGAAGCAATGGTTGAACTTGTAAAAAATAGAGTTACAAGCTATAAAGATTTACCAATAAATTTGTACCAAATAAATACAAAATTTCGTGATGAAGGAAGACCTAGATTTGGATTATTAAGAGGTCGAGAATTTTTGATGAAAGATGGATATTCTTTCCATGAAAATGAAGAAGATATGATAAGAGAATTTCATCTGATGGAAGAAACATATAAAAAAATATTCACAAAACTTGGACTTGATTTTAGAGTAGTTGAAGCTGATAGTGGTGCTATTGGTGGAACTGGAAGTAAAGAGTTTCATGTACTTGCTAATAGTGGCGAAGATACTATAGTAGTGTGTAAATCATGTGAATATGGGGCAAATATTGAAGCAGCATCAAGACAACCTAAAGAGGTAAAAGGTAAAAAGGAAAAGACAAAAGAGAAGGTTTTAACTCCTGATGTGACATCTATTGAAGATGTTGCTAAGTTTTTGGATGTTGAAGCTTCTCAGACTATCAAGGCTGTGATTAAGAAGGCTGTTTATGAAGAAACTCAAAAGGTAGTTGTGTTTTTTGTAAGAGGCGATGATGAGCTTGAAGAAACAAAAGCTACTAATGCTGTAAATGCTTTGGAGCTTATTGATGCTAGTGAGGATGATATAAAAGACGCTGGTTTGGTTGCTGGGTATGTTGGGGTGTTTGATTTGCCAAAAGAGGTAGTTTTCGTAATAGATAATGAACTTCAAAATGAAGACAACCTAATCTGTGGTTCAAATGAAGAAAATTACCATTTAACAGGTGTAGATTTAAAAGAGCTTGAAAATGCAAAATATGATGATTTGGTAGCTGTTCAAGCAGGTGATAAATGTAAGTGTTGTGGTGGAGAGTTAATACATACTAAAGGGATAGAAGTAGGACATATTTTTCAATTAGGTACAAAATATTCTGCGGCTATGAATGCAAATTTCCTAGATAGAAATGGTAAAGCAAAACCTTTTGTTATGGGAACATATGGTATAGGGGTTAGTAGATTGATTGCTGCAGTTATAGAGCAACATCATGATGAAAAAGGGATGCTTTGGACGAAAGAAACAGCCCCTTTTATGGTAGATATTATAGTAAGTAACGCAAAAAATAGTGATGAGTTGAGTTTTGCGGAAAAGTTATATAATGGTTTATCAAAATATAAAATAGATACAATATTAGATGATAGAGTTGATGCTAGGTATGGTTTTAAAATGGGTGATTTTGAACTTATTGGTTTTCCATATGGTGTAATTATTGGTAAAAAACTTAGTGATGGGATAGTTGAAATTGTTGATAGAAAAACAAATACAAAAACTGAGGTAAAAAAAGAAGATGTTGTATCAAAATTATTGGAGTTAATTGACTAA